The following coding sequences lie in one Arachis hypogaea cultivar Tifrunner chromosome 9, arahy.Tifrunner.gnm2.J5K5, whole genome shotgun sequence genomic window:
- the LOC112711127 gene encoding uncharacterized protein isoform X1: protein MASSSSSSSSSIVAALSPNNSLLFSQTRHTGANWVHFPSTSRRRVGRVRAETESMATVTEKLGIKVERNPPETKLTELGVKQWPKWGCPPSKFPWTYEAKETCYLLEGKVKVTPSGADESVEIGAGDLVVFPKGMSCTWDVSVGVDKHYKFE, encoded by the exons atggcatcatcatcatcatcatcatcatcatctattgTGGCCGCTTTATCACCTAATAACTCTCTACTTTTCTCACAAACCAGACACACTGGTGCTAACTGGGTTCATTTTCCATCAACTAGTAGGAGGAGAGTAGGTAGGGTAAGAGCAGAGACTGAAAGCATGGCTACTGTCACAGAgaaacttggcatcaaggttgaGAGGAACCCTCCTGAGACAAAACTCACTGAACTTGGTGTCAAGCAATGGCCTAA ATGGGGTTGCCCTCCAAGCAAATTCCCATGGACATATGAAGCCAAAGAGACTTGCTATCTTTTGGAAGGGAAGGTGAAGGTTACACCAAGTGGGGCAGATGAGTCAGTTGAGATTGGCGCCGGTGACTTGGTTGTGTTTCCAAAAGGGATGAGTTGCACTTGGGATGTGTCTGTTGGTGTAGACAAGCACTACAAATTTGAGTAA
- the LOC112711127 gene encoding uncharacterized protein isoform X2, translated as MATVTEKLGIKVERNPPETKLTELGVKQWPKWGCPPSKFPWTYEAKETCYLLEGKVKVTPSGADESVEIGAGDLVVFPKGMSCTWDVSVGVDKHYKFE; from the exons ATGGCTACTGTCACAGAgaaacttggcatcaaggttgaGAGGAACCCTCCTGAGACAAAACTCACTGAACTTGGTGTCAAGCAATGGCCTAA ATGGGGTTGCCCTCCAAGCAAATTCCCATGGACATATGAAGCCAAAGAGACTTGCTATCTTTTGGAAGGGAAGGTGAAGGTTACACCAAGTGGGGCAGATGAGTCAGTTGAGATTGGCGCCGGTGACTTGGTTGTGTTTCCAAAAGGGATGAGTTGCACTTGGGATGTGTCTGTTGGTGTAGACAAGCACTACAAATTTGAGTAA